Proteins from a genomic interval of Kitasatospora kifunensis:
- the thrS gene encoding threonine--tRNA ligase yields the protein MTDVRVIINREPDREERVVTTGTTAAELFADDRGVVAARVAGALKDLAYQLQDGDEVEPVELTSPDGLNILRHSTAHVMAQAVQEIFPEAKLGIGPPIKDGFYYDFDVEKPFHPDDLKVIEKKMQEIIKKGQKFSRRVVTDEAAREELAGEPYKLELIGLKGSAASAGEGADVEVGSGELTIYDNLDPKSGELCWGDLCRGPHLPSTRMIPAFKIMRSAAAYWRGSEKNPQLQRLYGTAWPTKDELKAHLDFLAEAAKRDHRKLGSELDLFSIPEEIGSGLAVFHPKGGVMRRAMEDYSRKRHEEAGYEFVYTPHATKGTLFELSGHLDWYADGMYPPMQLDGENDYYLKPMNCPMHNLIYRSRGRSYRELPLRLFEFGTVYRYEKSGVVHGLTRARGFTQDDAHIYCTKEQMAGELDSLLTFVLDLLRDYGLTDFYLELSTRDPQKSIGSDEDWEEATETLRAAAEKQNLELVLDPEGAAFYGPKISVQARDAIGRTWQMSTIQVDFQLPNRFELEFQGADGNRQRPVMIHRALFGSIERFFAVLLEHYAGAMPPWLAPVTVVGIPITEEHVPYLQEVAAELKKRGIRVEVDASDERMQKKIRNAQKSKIPFMLIAGNDDVEAGAVSFRYRSGEQKNGIPVAEAVAEIVDAVERRIQV from the coding sequence GTGACGGACGTCCGGGTAATCATCAACCGCGAACCCGATCGGGAAGAGCGCGTGGTGACCACGGGCACTACCGCCGCCGAGCTGTTCGCCGACGACCGCGGCGTGGTCGCGGCCCGGGTCGCGGGAGCCCTGAAGGACCTCGCCTACCAGCTGCAGGACGGCGACGAGGTCGAGCCGGTCGAGCTCACCAGCCCCGACGGCCTGAACATCCTGCGCCACTCCACCGCGCACGTGATGGCGCAGGCCGTGCAGGAGATCTTCCCCGAGGCCAAGCTGGGCATCGGCCCGCCGATCAAGGACGGCTTCTACTACGACTTCGACGTCGAGAAGCCGTTCCACCCCGATGACCTCAAGGTCATCGAGAAGAAGATGCAGGAGATCATCAAGAAGGGCCAGAAGTTCTCCCGCCGCGTCGTCACCGACGAGGCGGCCCGGGAGGAGCTGGCGGGTGAGCCCTACAAGCTGGAGCTGATCGGCCTCAAGGGCTCGGCGGCCAGCGCGGGCGAGGGCGCGGACGTCGAGGTGGGCAGCGGCGAGCTGACCATCTACGACAACCTGGACCCGAAGAGCGGCGAGCTGTGCTGGGGCGACCTGTGCCGCGGCCCGCACCTGCCGAGCACCCGGATGATCCCGGCGTTCAAGATCATGCGCTCGGCGGCCGCCTACTGGCGCGGGAGCGAGAAGAACCCCCAGCTGCAGCGCCTTTACGGGACCGCCTGGCCGACCAAGGACGAGCTGAAGGCGCACCTGGACTTCCTGGCCGAAGCCGCCAAGCGCGACCACCGCAAGCTGGGCAGCGAGCTCGACCTCTTCTCCATCCCGGAGGAGATCGGTTCGGGTCTGGCGGTCTTCCACCCCAAGGGCGGCGTGATGCGCCGGGCCATGGAGGACTACTCGCGCAAGCGGCACGAGGAGGCGGGCTACGAGTTCGTCTACACCCCGCACGCCACCAAGGGCACGCTGTTCGAGCTCTCCGGTCACCTGGACTGGTACGCCGACGGCATGTACCCCCCCATGCAGCTCGACGGCGAGAACGACTACTACCTCAAGCCGATGAACTGCCCCATGCACAACCTGATCTACCGCTCGCGCGGTCGCTCCTACCGTGAACTGCCGCTGCGGCTCTTCGAGTTCGGCACGGTGTACCGGTACGAGAAGTCGGGTGTGGTGCACGGTCTGACCCGCGCCCGTGGCTTCACCCAGGACGACGCGCACATCTACTGCACCAAGGAGCAGATGGCCGGCGAGCTCGACTCGCTGCTCACCTTCGTGCTGGATCTGCTGCGCGACTACGGCCTGACCGACTTCTACCTCGAGCTCTCCACCCGGGACCCGCAGAAGTCGATCGGCTCGGACGAGGACTGGGAGGAGGCCACCGAGACGCTGCGCGCGGCGGCCGAGAAGCAGAACCTCGAGCTCGTCCTCGACCCGGAGGGCGCGGCCTTCTACGGGCCGAAGATCTCGGTGCAGGCGCGGGACGCGATCGGGCGCACCTGGCAGATGTCGACCATCCAGGTCGACTTCCAGCTGCCGAACCGCTTCGAGCTGGAGTTCCAGGGCGCCGACGGCAACCGGCAGCGTCCGGTGATGATCCACCGCGCGCTGTTCGGCTCGATCGAGCGCTTCTTCGCGGTGCTCCTCGAGCACTACGCCGGTGCGATGCCGCCGTGGCTGGCGCCGGTCACCGTGGTCGGCATCCCGATCACCGAGGAGCACGTGCCGTACCTCCAGGAGGTGGCGGCCGAGCTGAAGAAGCGCGGGATCCGGGTCGAGGTGGACGCCTCGGACGAGCGGATGCAGAAGAAGATCCGGAACGCTCAGAAGAGCAAGATCCCGTTCATGCTGATCGCGGGCAACGACGACGTCGAGGCCGGCGCGGTGAGCTTCCGCTACCGCAGCGGCGAGCAGAAGAACGGGATCCCGGTCGCCGAGGCGGTCGCGGAGATCGTGGACGCGGTGGAGCGCCGGATCCAGGTGTGA
- a CDS encoding GNAT family N-acetyltransferase yields the protein MTTTLRPAGPPTATPDGGADRRWLICSNGRPVGTVRTVARRYGSYLVGRIEGLAVTDAARRRGRGTVAVLAAEEVLRAWGCQRAEVTVPVQAPPAHALALALGYTETNLHLLKRIGQPAQPASGLTIRPIGAEDFPDWLEATKAEFRAQLVRAGLTEEQARQRCATEHTRLLRQGHATQDVALRRLLADGRAVGSFWLALDNGRLPDGSPLAWVMTVDVAPELRGNGYGRELMLAAERECLAAGVRDLGLNVYSGNTVALGLYTSLDYRITHWVLTKTLL from the coding sequence ATGACCACCACCCTGCGCCCGGCCGGTCCCCCGACGGCGACCCCCGACGGCGGAGCCGATCGCCGCTGGCTGATCTGCTCCAACGGTCGCCCGGTCGGTACCGTGCGCACCGTCGCCCGCCGCTACGGCTCCTATCTGGTCGGCCGGATCGAGGGGTTGGCGGTCACCGACGCCGCCCGCCGGCGCGGTCGCGGCACCGTCGCGGTGCTCGCCGCCGAGGAGGTGCTGCGGGCTTGGGGGTGCCAGCGCGCGGAGGTCACCGTGCCGGTCCAGGCCCCGCCCGCACACGCCCTGGCGCTGGCCCTCGGCTACACCGAGACCAACCTGCACCTGCTCAAGCGGATCGGCCAACCAGCCCAGCCCGCAAGCGGACTGACGATCCGTCCGATCGGCGCGGAGGACTTCCCCGACTGGCTCGAGGCCACCAAGGCCGAGTTCCGCGCACAGCTGGTGCGGGCCGGCCTCACCGAGGAGCAGGCCCGCCAGCGCTGTGCCACCGAGCACACCCGTCTGCTGCGGCAGGGCCACGCCACCCAGGACGTCGCCCTGCGCCGGCTGCTGGCCGACGGCCGGGCCGTCGGCAGCTTCTGGCTCGCACTGGACAACGGCCGACTGCCCGACGGCAGCCCGCTCGCCTGGGTGATGACCGTCGACGTGGCTCCGGAACTCCGCGGAAACGGCTACGGCCGCGAGCTGATGCTCGCGGCCGAACGTGAATGCCTCGCCGCCGGGGTGCGCGACCTCGGCCTGAATGTCTACAGCGGCAATACGGTCGCGCTCGGGCTCTACACCTCGCTCGACTATCGGATCACCCACTGGGTGCTGACGAAAACGCTGTTGTGA
- a CDS encoding thiol-disulfide oxidoreductase DCC family protein, which produces MVTEEALIRGADPVLIFDGDCAFCSSCVRLAERYLRQTLASGGWTAKPLQFADLAALGVTKERAEREVLWVTPSGEVFGGAQAVAKLLLRSGNIWAYLGAVLTLAPVRPIAAVLYRLVARYRHRLPGGTAACALPRRA; this is translated from the coding sequence ATGGTTACTGAGGAAGCTCTGATCCGAGGCGCCGATCCGGTGCTGATCTTCGACGGGGACTGCGCCTTCTGCAGCTCCTGTGTCCGGCTGGCCGAGCGGTACCTGCGGCAGACCCTGGCCTCGGGGGGCTGGACGGCGAAGCCGCTGCAGTTCGCCGACCTCGCGGCGTTGGGGGTGACCAAGGAGCGTGCGGAGCGGGAGGTGCTCTGGGTGACGCCGTCGGGGGAGGTGTTCGGCGGGGCGCAGGCGGTGGCGAAGCTGCTGCTGCGCTCGGGAAACATCTGGGCGTATCTGGGTGCGGTGTTGACGCTGGCGCCGGTGCGGCCGATCGCGGCGGTGCTCTACCGGCTGGTGGCGCGCTACCGGCACCGGCTGCCCGGGGGCACCGCGGCCTGTGCGCTGCCGCGCCGGGCGTAG
- a CDS encoding serine/threonine-protein kinase, producing the protein MAMMRLRREDPRIVGPYRLHRRLGAGGMGVVYLGSDRKGQRVALKLIRAELAEDVEFRTRFAREVAAASKIRAGCTARVVGSDLETDRPWLATAYVPGPSLYKRVGDEGPLPWPEVARIGAALADGLVKVHEAGVVHRDLKPSNILLSPKGPRIIDFGIAWSRGASTLTHVGTAVGSPGFLAPEQVRGVAVTPATDVFAFGATLAYALTGDTPFGSGASSEVMLYRVVHEEPDLSEVPAPLAPLIGACLAKEPLDRPGAAHLHERLSELAARAAAGGRGRGGASGAPASAPPAPGSVREHERPVPTQEGTAREVAAREAERAERVAREADEARAQGRPRFARSQPYPPPHGAQPYPTPHGGGHPGAGTVGPTAPRATPPTRTPGPGEQAGHPALAAPAGARPVRPAGAGRPQPRDRQHTPPPGRALNARRRLLRQRLVVFITVTIGVALAIAAAQGCENRRSQGLPPPRPAIAPSAAVTVDAAPSAALDTDPSTTASPGSASGVEAAGPGAAIGLSADGAQPSPPVAQAARTGGGTGSAAPSAAAGFGPATNAGPSVDWPNRSYTDPGGGPAIVLRSGRSATEAAPGAPVVTLAGVLPAHYRGTPATVVVLRRTEGSVPVDLVELFGFNGGSPVPLTARSSAADPQSTASWRLEEGALVREERVAQTGATATTRYTVRADGSLDESWPGAGISGGTGTGPRAAAGASAG; encoded by the coding sequence ATGGCGATGATGCGGCTGAGGCGTGAGGACCCCCGCATCGTCGGCCCGTACCGGTTGCACCGGCGACTCGGTGCCGGCGGGATGGGCGTGGTCTACCTGGGCTCCGACCGCAAGGGCCAGCGGGTCGCACTCAAGCTGATCAGGGCTGAGCTGGCCGAGGACGTGGAGTTCCGCACCCGCTTCGCCCGCGAGGTCGCGGCCGCCTCCAAGATCAGGGCGGGCTGCACGGCCCGGGTGGTCGGCTCCGACCTGGAGACCGACCGGCCGTGGCTGGCCACCGCGTACGTCCCCGGGCCCTCGCTGTACAAGCGGGTCGGCGACGAGGGGCCGCTGCCCTGGCCCGAGGTGGCCCGGATCGGGGCGGCGCTGGCGGACGGGCTGGTGAAGGTCCACGAGGCCGGCGTCGTGCACCGGGACCTGAAGCCCTCCAACATCCTGCTCTCCCCCAAGGGACCGCGGATCATCGACTTCGGCATCGCGTGGTCGCGCGGGGCCAGCACACTGACCCACGTCGGCACAGCGGTCGGCTCGCCCGGCTTCCTGGCCCCCGAGCAGGTGCGCGGGGTGGCCGTGACACCGGCCACCGACGTGTTCGCGTTCGGGGCCACCCTGGCCTACGCGCTCACCGGTGACACGCCCTTCGGCTCCGGTGCCTCGTCAGAGGTGATGCTCTACCGGGTTGTCCACGAGGAACCGGACCTCTCCGAGGTGCCCGCACCGCTCGCACCGCTGATCGGGGCCTGCCTGGCGAAGGAGCCGCTGGACCGGCCCGGCGCCGCCCACCTGCACGAGCGGCTCAGCGAGTTGGCCGCCCGGGCGGCAGCCGGCGGGCGCGGCCGGGGCGGCGCGAGCGGTGCCCCGGCGTCGGCGCCCCCGGCGCCCGGTTCGGTACGCGAGCACGAGCGGCCCGTGCCGACTCAGGAGGGCACCGCGCGGGAGGTGGCCGCTCGGGAGGCCGAGCGGGCCGAGCGAGTGGCCCGGGAGGCCGACGAGGCGCGGGCCCAGGGCCGGCCCAGGTTCGCGCGCTCGCAGCCCTACCCACCCCCGCACGGCGCACAGCCGTACCCGACGCCGCACGGCGGCGGACACCCGGGTGCGGGGACGGTCGGGCCCACCGCGCCCAGGGCCACCCCGCCGACGCGGACTCCCGGGCCCGGCGAGCAGGCCGGCCATCCCGCCCTCGCCGCGCCGGCGGGTGCCCGCCCGGTCCGCCCGGCCGGCGCAGGGCGCCCGCAGCCGCGTGACCGCCAGCACACACCGCCGCCGGGGCGGGCCCTGAACGCGCGTCGGCGGCTGCTGCGGCAGCGGCTCGTGGTCTTCATCACCGTGACGATCGGGGTGGCGCTGGCCATCGCGGCCGCACAGGGCTGCGAGAACCGCCGCTCGCAGGGGCTGCCGCCGCCGCGGCCTGCCATCGCCCCGAGCGCGGCGGTCACCGTCGACGCAGCCCCGAGCGCGGCGCTCGACACGGACCCGAGCACGACGGCGAGCCCGGGCAGTGCCAGCGGGGTCGAGGCCGCCGGTCCCGGGGCCGCGATCGGGCTGTCCGCGGACGGCGCCCAGCCCTCGCCGCCGGTGGCCCAGGCGGCCCGCACCGGCGGCGGCACGGGCAGCGCCGCCCCCTCGGCCGCGGCCGGCTTCGGCCCGGCGACCAACGCGGGGCCGTCCGTGGACTGGCCCAACCGCAGCTACACCGATCCCGGCGGCGGCCCGGCCATCGTGCTGCGCAGCGGCCGCTCGGCGACCGAGGCCGCGCCCGGCGCGCCCGTGGTCACCCTGGCCGGAGTGCTGCCCGCCCACTACCGAGGCACCCCCGCCACCGTGGTGGTACTGCGGCGCACCGAGGGCTCCGTCCCGGTGGACCTGGTCGAGCTCTTCGGCTTCAACGGTGGCTCCCCCGTCCCGCTGACCGCCCGTAGCTCCGCGGCCGACCCGCAGTCCACCGCCAGCTGGCGTCTGGAAGAGGGGGCGCTGGTCAGGGAGGAGCGGGTGGCCCAGACCGGCGCGACCGCCACCACCCGCTACACCGTGCGGGCGGACGGCTCGCTGGACGAGTCCTGGCCGGGCGCCGGCATCAGCGGCGGCACCGGCACCGGACCGCGAGCCGCGGCGGGCGCCAGCGCGGGCTGA
- a CDS encoding aminotransferase class IV, producing the protein MIWLNGALIEESTAEVSVFDHGLTVGDGVFETVKTMDGQAFALTRHLDRLARSAAGLGLPAPDLEEVRKGCQAVIAATPTLLGRLRITYTGGVAPLGSDRGDSPPTLAIALGAAAARPDTTAVATVRWTRNEHSAVAGLKTTSYAENVVALAHAHRQGASEALFANTAGQLCEGTGSNVFVVLGGRLLTPPLAAGCLAGVTRALVVEWCEAEEAELPYQVLREAEEVFLTSTLRDVQAVARVDDHELPAPGPVTARAMAAFAARAADDLDP; encoded by the coding sequence ATGATCTGGCTCAACGGCGCGCTGATCGAGGAGTCCACCGCCGAGGTCTCCGTGTTCGACCACGGACTGACCGTCGGCGACGGCGTCTTCGAGACCGTCAAGACCATGGATGGACAGGCCTTCGCGCTCACCCGCCACCTGGACCGGCTGGCCCGCTCGGCAGCCGGGCTGGGCCTGCCCGCCCCGGACCTCGAGGAGGTCCGCAAGGGCTGCCAGGCCGTGATCGCCGCCACCCCGACGCTGCTGGGCCGCCTGCGGATCACCTACACCGGGGGAGTGGCCCCGCTCGGTTCCGACCGCGGTGACTCCCCGCCCACCCTGGCCATCGCGCTCGGCGCGGCCGCTGCCCGCCCCGACACCACCGCCGTGGCCACCGTCCGCTGGACCCGCAACGAGCACAGCGCGGTGGCCGGCCTGAAGACCACCTCCTACGCGGAGAACGTCGTCGCGCTCGCCCACGCGCACCGCCAGGGCGCCAGCGAGGCGCTCTTCGCCAACACCGCAGGACAGCTCTGCGAGGGCACCGGGTCGAACGTCTTCGTGGTCCTCGGCGGCCGACTGCTCACCCCGCCGCTGGCCGCCGGCTGCCTGGCCGGCGTGACCCGCGCGTTGGTCGTCGAGTGGTGCGAGGCCGAGGAGGCCGAACTGCCTTACCAGGTACTGCGCGAGGCCGAGGAGGTCTTCCTGACCTCCACCCTGCGCGATGTGCAGGCCGTCGCCCGGGTCGACGACCACGAGCTGCCCGCCCCCGGCCCGGTCACCGCCCGCGCGATGGCCGCCTTCGCGGCCCGCGCGGCCGACGACCTGGATCCCTGA
- a CDS encoding exonuclease domain-containing protein, translated as MQNLHWYEGPLASFDTETTGVDVETDRVVSAALVLQSAPDAPVERLTWLVDPGVPIPDGARAVHGITDERVRAHGCSPVLATAEIARALAEQARAGVPLVVMNAPYDLTLLDRELRRHRQSSLAGVLADAELLVVDPRVLDKHVDRYRKGRRTLTDLCAHYGIALADAHDAGADAWAALQLVRALGERHSTALGEFSTAELHLRQARWHAAQARGLQEWFDRSGTPERVDRSWPLRPARCLCGAPVSAEHRCESAA; from the coding sequence TTGCAGAACCTCCACTGGTACGAAGGCCCACTCGCCTCCTTCGACACCGAGACCACCGGCGTGGACGTGGAAACGGACCGGGTGGTCTCCGCCGCCCTGGTCCTGCAGTCCGCGCCCGACGCGCCGGTGGAGCGGCTGACTTGGCTGGTCGATCCGGGCGTCCCGATCCCCGACGGAGCTCGCGCGGTGCACGGCATCACCGACGAGCGGGTGCGCGCCCACGGCTGCTCGCCGGTGCTGGCAACCGCCGAGATCGCCCGGGCGCTGGCCGAGCAGGCCAGGGCCGGAGTCCCCCTGGTGGTGATGAACGCGCCCTACGATCTGACCCTGCTGGACCGGGAGTTGCGCCGCCACCGGCAGAGCTCGCTGGCCGGGGTGCTGGCCGACGCCGAGCTGCTGGTGGTCGATCCACGGGTGCTGGACAAGCACGTGGACCGCTACCGCAAGGGCCGCCGCACCCTCACCGACCTGTGCGCGCACTACGGCATAGCGCTCGCCGATGCGCACGACGCGGGCGCCGACGCCTGGGCCGCCCTGCAACTGGTCCGCGCACTGGGCGAGCGGCACAGCACCGCACTGGGCGAGTTCTCGACGGCCGAGCTGCACCTGCGGCAGGCCCGCTGGCACGCCGCCCAGGCGCGCGGGCTGCAGGAGTGGTTCGACCGGTCCGGCACTCCGGAACGGGTGGACCGGTCCTGGCCGCTGCGCCCGGCCCGCTGCCTCTGCGGCGCCCCGGTCAGCGCCGAGCACCGTTGCGAGAGCGCCGCCTGA
- a CDS encoding CGNR zinc finger domain-containing protein gives MLITHDTECALGLLVELLNTSPEVAGREQLPDVAALDAFVVRGNISEVDSVTPLDLAAVHRLRGQLRDIFTAPSTQVAAELVNALVAAVNATPRLTDHDGHGWHMHYFAPHAALADHLAAELGMALGLILMAGERERLRRCEAPDCARVFVDLSRNRSRRYCDSRTCGNRMHVAAYRARQRSAADSAAVTDDEVTVSVG, from the coding sequence GTGCTGATCACCCATGACACCGAGTGCGCCCTGGGCCTGCTGGTCGAGCTGCTCAACACCTCACCCGAGGTGGCCGGCCGGGAGCAGCTGCCGGATGTGGCCGCCCTGGACGCCTTCGTGGTGCGCGGCAACATCAGCGAGGTGGACTCGGTCACGCCGCTGGACCTGGCCGCCGTGCACCGACTGCGCGGGCAGCTGCGGGACATCTTCACCGCCCCCTCCACCCAGGTCGCCGCTGAGCTGGTGAACGCCCTGGTGGCCGCGGTGAACGCGACGCCCCGGCTGACCGACCACGACGGCCACGGCTGGCACATGCACTACTTCGCCCCGCACGCGGCGCTGGCCGACCACCTGGCGGCCGAGCTGGGGATGGCGCTGGGCCTGATCCTGATGGCCGGCGAGCGCGAGCGGCTTCGCCGCTGCGAGGCGCCCGACTGTGCGCGCGTCTTCGTGGACCTGTCGCGCAACCGCTCGCGCCGCTACTGCGACAGCCGCACCTGTGGGAACCGGATGCACGTGGCCGCCTACCGGGCACGCCAGCGCTCTGCCGCCGACAGTGCAGCGGTCACCGACGACGAGGTCACGGTCAGCGTGGGGTGA
- a CDS encoding chorismate-binding protein, with translation MSSASPAPRPDQPIARFGGRLATGLCEVTDDPAALESEGWWAVAYDFEGRLTCARFAEVHVDPVPAPSADRWRGPRPDSWRSSLDRAAYTAGVRRIREHIAAGEVYQANLCRVLTAPLPDPDPARSDIDALTGLLARGNPAPYAGTIRLPEHGVEIATASPELYLSRHGRTVASGPIKGTGRTEHDLLEKDHAENVMIVDLVRNDLGQACATGSITVPDLCVVEKHPGLVHLVSTVEGTLRADAGWPELLAATFPPGSVTGAPKSSALRIIEALERAPRGPYCGAVGWVDADRGQAELAVGIRTFWIDRSDPAAPVLHFGTGAGITWGSDPEAEWAETELKAARLVAIASGEQPE, from the coding sequence GTGTCCAGCGCCAGCCCCGCCCCGCGCCCCGACCAGCCGATCGCCCGCTTCGGCGGCCGGCTCGCCACCGGACTGTGCGAGGTGACCGACGACCCCGCCGCACTGGAGAGTGAGGGCTGGTGGGCGGTTGCCTACGACTTCGAAGGACGTCTCACCTGCGCCCGGTTCGCCGAGGTCCACGTCGACCCGGTGCCCGCCCCGAGCGCCGACCGGTGGCGCGGCCCGCGCCCCGACAGCTGGCGCAGCTCGCTCGACCGCGCCGCCTACACCGCGGGCGTGCGACGGATCCGCGAACACATCGCGGCCGGCGAGGTCTACCAGGCCAACCTCTGCCGAGTACTGACCGCGCCGCTGCCCGACCCCGACCCGGCCCGCAGCGACATCGACGCCCTGACCGGCCTGCTGGCCCGCGGCAACCCCGCGCCCTACGCCGGCACCATCCGGCTGCCGGAGCACGGCGTGGAGATCGCCACCGCCTCGCCGGAGCTCTACCTGAGCCGCCACGGGCGCACCGTGGCCTCCGGCCCGATCAAGGGCACCGGGCGCACCGAGCACGACCTGCTCGAGAAGGACCACGCGGAGAACGTGATGATCGTCGACCTGGTCCGCAACGACCTCGGCCAGGCCTGCGCGACCGGCAGCATCACCGTCCCCGACCTGTGCGTGGTGGAGAAGCACCCCGGCCTGGTCCACCTCGTCTCGACGGTCGAGGGAACCCTGCGGGCGGACGCCGGCTGGCCCGAGCTGCTCGCCGCCACCTTCCCGCCCGGCTCGGTCACCGGCGCACCCAAGTCCAGCGCGCTGCGCATCATCGAGGCCTTGGAGAGGGCCCCGCGCGGCCCCTACTGCGGCGCTGTCGGCTGGGTCGACGCCGATCGCGGCCAGGCCGAACTCGCCGTCGGCATCCGCACGTTCTGGATCGACCGGAGCGATCCGGCGGCCCCGGTCCTGCACTTCGGCACCGGCGCGGGCATCACCTGGGGCTCCGACCCCGAGGCCGAGTGGGCCGAGACCGAGCTCAAGGCGGCCCGCCTGGTCGCGATAGCGTCGGGCGAGCAGCCGGAGTAG
- a CDS encoding SsgA family sporulation/cell division regulator → MNTTVSCELHLRLIVSSESSLPVPAGLRYDTADPYAVHATFHTGADETVEWVFARDLLAEGLHRPTGTGDVRVWPSRSHGQGVVCIALSSPEGEALLEAPARALESFLKRTDAAVPPGTEHRHFDLDRELSHILAES, encoded by the coding sequence ATGAACACCACGGTCAGCTGTGAGCTGCACCTGCGCCTCATCGTGTCGAGCGAGTCGTCACTGCCCGTCCCCGCGGGCCTGCGCTACGACACTGCCGACCCCTATGCCGTGCACGCCACCTTCCACACCGGTGCCGACGAGACCGTGGAGTGGGTGTTCGCCCGCGACCTGCTCGCGGAGGGACTGCATCGACCCACCGGGACCGGCGACGTCCGGGTGTGGCCGTCACGCAGTCACGGACAGGGAGTCGTCTGCATCGCGCTGTCTTCCCCCGAGGGGGAAGCCCTGCTGGAGGCCCCGGCCCGGGCGCTTGAGTCGTTCCTCAAGCGGACCGACGCCGCCGTGCCGCCCGGCACCGAACATCGCCACTTCGATCTGGATCGGGAGCTGTCGCACATCCTTGCCGAGAGCTGA
- a CDS encoding HIT family protein: protein MLIGMTSEPELQQGVGEPDGFRRLWTPHRMAYIQGENKPTGPAPDDGCPFCSIPSLSDEDGLIIKRGVHAFAVLNLYPYNGGHLMLVPYRHVADYTELTDEETVEVALLTKQAMTALRAASGAHGFNIGMNQGAAAGAGIAAHLHQHVVPRWGGDTNFMPVVGHTKVLPQLLADTRKMLAEAWPQQ from the coding sequence ATGCTGATCGGCATGACGAGTGAGCCGGAACTGCAGCAGGGTGTCGGGGAGCCGGACGGCTTCCGGCGCCTGTGGACGCCCCATCGGATGGCCTATATCCAGGGTGAGAACAAGCCCACCGGGCCCGCCCCCGATGACGGTTGTCCGTTCTGCTCGATTCCGTCGCTCAGCGACGAGGACGGGCTGATCATCAAGCGCGGGGTGCATGCCTTCGCGGTGCTCAACCTGTACCCGTACAACGGTGGTCACCTGATGCTGGTCCCGTACCGGCACGTGGCCGACTACACGGAGCTGACCGACGAGGAGACCGTCGAGGTCGCCCTGCTGACCAAGCAGGCGATGACCGCGCTGCGCGCGGCCTCGGGGGCGCACGGGTTCAACATCGGGATGAACCAGGGCGCGGCCGCCGGGGCGGGGATCGCGGCGCACCTGCACCAGCACGTGGTGCCGCGCTGGGGTGGGGACACCAACTTCATGCCGGTGGTGGGGCACACCAAGGTGCTGCCGCAACTGTTGGCCGACACCCGCAAGATGCTGGCCGAGGCCTGGCCGCAGCAGTAG
- a CDS encoding DsbA family protein: MTEGSLPQLEFWCELQCPDCRTALDDVRALRERYGDALTISLRHFPLEKHKHAYAAAEAAEEAFAQGRGWPFVEAVLARVDELDKRGQQLLLEVAAQVGLDAEEVELALIDGRHTLVVDADQAEGKAIGVTGTPTYLVAGKRLDGGQSQQGLLERITELLEA, translated from the coding sequence ATGACCGAAGGTTCCCTGCCCCAGTTGGAGTTCTGGTGCGAGCTGCAGTGTCCGGACTGCCGCACCGCGCTCGACGACGTCCGAGCGCTGCGTGAGCGGTACGGCGACGCGCTGACCATTTCGTTGCGGCACTTCCCGCTGGAGAAGCACAAGCACGCGTACGCAGCGGCCGAGGCGGCCGAGGAGGCCTTCGCGCAGGGCCGGGGGTGGCCGTTCGTGGAGGCCGTGCTGGCCCGGGTGGACGAGCTGGACAAGCGCGGCCAGCAGCTGCTGCTCGAGGTGGCCGCGCAGGTCGGGCTGGACGCCGAGGAGGTCGAGCTGGCGCTGATCGACGGCCGCCACACGCTGGTGGTGGATGCCGACCAGGCCGAGGGCAAGGCCATCGGGGTGACCGGGACGCCGACCTATCTGGTCGCCGGGAAGCGGCTGGACGGCGGGCAGAGCCAGCAGGGGCTGCTGGAGCGGATCACCGAACTGCTGGAAGCCTGA